A window of the Candidatus Cloacimonas sp. genome harbors these coding sequences:
- a CDS encoding ABC transporter substrate-binding protein, with amino-acid sequence MRKLIAVILMIFILLAGCKSALQSNKVRVTFWHGLSGPLGDTLNKMVREFNKTHKDVEVIANPISSYTALSQKLMASIQAKKQPDIAQVFESWTSKYIEAGVLCNFEDLMKADSTWTMESLNDIYPVFLKSNTFNDTIYSFPFNKSVRAYFYNKDAFYRAGLDPNHFPTTWDEFRAYCHKLTIDNNNDGKPETYGTNFNVNEWQFINLLYQAGGTILDDNGKPRLNSPQGVEALSYVTDLLNKDKTVYLVREFEGQNDFLAGIAAMYEGSSVSITHMRQQPINFNIGYAPLPVYRTSKSAVSGTNIVIFKSGDKKREQGAWEFIKWFTDTNQTARWSAETCYMPVRKSAMQSPVLQNFLKEYPQFQGIYNQLETAIFEPQISAWFKARLELKNYLEKAMRGISTPKQALDEMNDKFQSIINEEQYVKKL; translated from the coding sequence ATGCGCAAACTGATCGCTGTAATCTTAATGATCTTTATCCTCTTGGCAGGATGCAAAAGTGCGTTGCAGTCCAATAAAGTAAGAGTTACTTTCTGGCATGGTTTAAGCGGACCTTTGGGTGATACACTAAATAAGATGGTGCGTGAATTTAATAAGACCCATAAAGATGTGGAAGTAATTGCCAATCCCATAAGCAGCTATACCGCTCTTTCACAAAAACTTATGGCATCCATTCAAGCAAAAAAACAGCCCGATATTGCCCAGGTCTTTGAGTCCTGGACATCCAAATATATAGAAGCAGGTGTCCTTTGTAATTTTGAGGATTTGATGAAAGCGGATTCCACTTGGACGATGGAAAGTTTGAATGATATCTATCCCGTTTTCTTGAAGTCCAACACTTTTAATGATACTATCTATTCTTTTCCTTTCAATAAAAGCGTTCGTGCCTATTTTTATAATAAAGATGCCTTTTATAGAGCAGGTCTTGATCCCAATCATTTTCCCACCACTTGGGATGAATTTAGGGCTTATTGTCATAAACTTACCATTGATAATAATAACGATGGTAAACCAGAGACCTACGGCACTAATTTTAATGTAAACGAATGGCAATTTATCAATTTGCTCTATCAAGCAGGTGGAACTATTTTAGATGATAATGGAAAACCCCGACTAAATAGTCCTCAAGGTGTTGAGGCATTAAGTTATGTAACCGATTTGCTGAATAAAGATAAAACCGTTTACTTGGTACGCGAGTTTGAAGGTCAGAATGATTTTCTGGCTGGAATTGCTGCTATGTATGAAGGTAGCAGTGTTTCCATTACCCATATGCGTCAACAACCCATCAATTTTAATATTGGTTATGCACCTCTTCCTGTTTACAGAACAAGCAAAAGTGCAGTTAGCGGAACCAATATTGTTATTTTCAAAAGCGGTGATAAAAAAAGAGAACAAGGTGCTTGGGAATTTATCAAATGGTTTACCGATACAAATCAAACTGCCCGATGGAGTGCAGAGACCTGTTATATGCCAGTGCGAAAAAGTGCTATGCAATCTCCTGTTCTGCAGAATTTTTTAAAGGAATATCCGCAATTTCAAGGTATTTATAATCAGCTGGAAACAGCTATCTTTGAACCGCAAATTTCTGCCTGGTTTAAAGCTCGGTTGGAACTGAAAAATTATCTGGAAAAAGCCATGCGTGGGATTTCCACTCCCAAACAGGCATTAGATGAAATGAACGACAAGTTCCAATCTATCATTAATGAAGAACAATATGTTAAGAAATTATAA
- a CDS encoding acetyl-CoA C-acetyltransferase: MKETVVVCAKRSPIGNFGGVLKDISAVQLGVNTLKSMFSETGITPDIIDEVIIGNVCGAGLGQNVARQIAIHSGISETVPAYTVNKVCGSGMKAVSLAALMISSGEADIIVAGGTENMSQIPYALKDARWGARMGNKDLVDLMIRDGLSDIFNDYHMGITAENLADKYGISREEQDIFATKSQNKTEAAQKADRFKEEIVPVIIPQRKGDPIIVDKDEMPRAGVTVESIAKLRPAFKNDGTVTAANSSGINDSAAFLILMSAEKAKELGLAPLATFINSASAGVDPSIMGYGPVPAIKKVLGKANWKLSDIELVELNEAFAAQSIAVLKGLELEGIGRISPDIINVNGGAIALGHPIGASGARIIVTLLHEMKKRNVHKGLSALCIGGGMGIATLWQM; this comes from the coding sequence ATGAAAGAGACCGTAGTAGTATGTGCCAAACGCAGTCCTATTGGTAATTTTGGGGGTGTCTTAAAAGATATTTCCGCAGTTCAATTAGGAGTAAACACTTTAAAGAGTATGTTTTCTGAGACAGGTATCACACCTGATATCATCGATGAAGTTATCATAGGAAATGTTTGTGGAGCTGGTTTAGGACAAAATGTGGCAAGGCAAATTGCCATTCATAGTGGAATTTCAGAAACCGTTCCTGCTTATACTGTTAACAAAGTTTGTGGCTCTGGGATGAAGGCAGTTTCTTTGGCGGCTTTAATGATTAGTTCAGGCGAAGCGGATATTATAGTTGCCGGTGGAACTGAAAATATGAGCCAGATTCCTTATGCCCTGAAAGATGCTCGTTGGGGAGCCAGAATGGGAAATAAAGATCTGGTGGATTTAATGATTCGAGATGGACTTAGCGATATTTTCAACGATTATCATATGGGTATCACAGCAGAAAATTTAGCTGATAAATATGGTATCTCCAGAGAGGAACAGGATATTTTCGCTACTAAAAGTCAGAATAAAACAGAAGCAGCTCAAAAAGCCGATAGATTTAAAGAGGAAATTGTTCCTGTCATCATTCCTCAAAGAAAGGGAGATCCTATAATTGTAGATAAAGACGAAATGCCAAGAGCGGGTGTAACGGTAGAATCCATCGCCAAATTGCGTCCTGCTTTCAAAAACGATGGAACAGTTACAGCTGCAAATTCAAGTGGCATAAATGACAGCGCGGCATTCCTGATTTTAATGAGTGCCGAAAAAGCTAAAGAACTGGGTTTAGCACCTTTGGCTACATTTATAAACAGTGCTTCAGCAGGTGTTGATCCTTCTATTATGGGTTACGGACCTGTTCCTGCCATTAAAAAAGTGCTGGGAAAAGCAAATTGGAAATTAAGTGATATTGAACTGGTAGAACTGAATGAGGCATTTGCAGCACAGTCAATTGCTGTGTTAAAGGGTCTGGAATTGGAAGGAATCGGAAGAATTAGTCCTGATATCATAAATGTAAATGGTGGAGCCATAGCTCTTGGTCATCCGATTGGAGCAAGCGGAGCCAGAATTATCGTTACTTTGTTGCATGAAATGAAAAAAAGAAATGTGCACAAGGGACTTTCTGCTTTATGTATTGGTGGCGGAATGGGAATAGCTACTTTGTGGCAAATGTAG
- a CDS encoding aminotransferase class III-fold pyridoxal phosphate-dependent enzyme, with protein MADKLKLNNSMALFEEALRLVPGGVAGIRRPYNFVPGEYPIFFDHGKGGRVVDVDGNEYIDYLCAYGPIIIGYREEEIDNAVIDQIKNRGFCFSLTQSMQNKLVKKLQELIPCCDMAAFVKTGSDATTIAIRVARANAGKTKIARCGYHGWHDWCVEVKGGVPEKLYEDIYEFHYNDLDSLEAILKANKNDMAGIIVTPVGHPNGAEVQMPKPGYLEAVRELANQYHCLLIFDEIRTGFRCSLGGAQKYFGVTPDLSTIGKAMANGYAIAALVGKEEYMQVMADKVFLSSTYFSNSDGIVAALKTIEILERDHILDEVAKKGKKFGEAVAKVVEESNVPVNFTGAPWMPYITFKKDEKGLYKKLRTEFYTQLIRRKVFLQPYHHGYICYRHTDADLAYTVGAIQESLAEVKKMI; from the coding sequence ATGGCAGACAAGCTTAAGCTAAATAACAGTATGGCTCTTTTTGAAGAAGCCCTGCGTCTTGTTCCCGGAGGTGTTGCCGGTATAAGACGACCCTATAATTTTGTTCCGGGAGAATATCCAATTTTCTTTGATCACGGTAAAGGTGGCAGAGTAGTTGATGTGGATGGTAATGAATATATTGATTATTTATGTGCTTACGGACCCATAATTATTGGCTATCGGGAAGAAGAAATTGATAATGCCGTTATCGATCAGATTAAAAACAGGGGTTTTTGTTTTTCTTTAACCCAGTCAATGCAAAATAAACTGGTTAAAAAGCTGCAAGAATTAATTCCTTGCTGTGATATGGCTGCTTTTGTTAAAACCGGAAGTGATGCCACCACTATTGCCATTCGTGTAGCGCGCGCCAATGCAGGAAAAACAAAAATTGCCCGTTGTGGATATCATGGATGGCACGATTGGTGCGTAGAAGTTAAAGGTGGAGTTCCAGAAAAACTATATGAAGACATTTATGAATTTCATTACAACGATCTTGATTCTTTGGAAGCAATCCTGAAAGCTAATAAAAATGATATGGCAGGAATTATTGTAACTCCAGTTGGTCATCCAAACGGAGCGGAAGTTCAAATGCCAAAACCTGGTTATCTGGAAGCAGTACGCGAGCTGGCAAATCAATATCATTGTTTACTGATTTTTGATGAAATCAGAACCGGTTTTAGATGTAGTTTGGGAGGAGCGCAAAAATATTTTGGAGTTACCCCAGATCTTTCCACAATTGGCAAAGCAATGGCAAATGGATATGCCATAGCAGCTTTGGTTGGCAAAGAAGAATATATGCAGGTTATGGCTGATAAGGTATTTTTATCATCCACTTACTTTTCCAATAGTGATGGCATAGTTGCTGCCTTGAAAACCATAGAAATATTGGAAAGAGATCATATTTTGGATGAAGTAGCTAAAAAAGGTAAAAAGTTTGGAGAAGCAGTAGCCAAAGTAGTAGAGGAATCAAATGTGCCCGTTAATTTTACAGGTGCGCCTTGGATGCCTTATATAACCTTCAAAAAAGATGAGAAAGGTCTGTATAAAAAGCTCAGAACTGAATTTTATACACAGTTAATCAGACGCAAGGTCTTTTTGCAACCCTATCATCATGGTTATATTTGTTATCGACATACGGATGCAGATTTGGCATATACCGTCGGAGCAATTCAGGAATCCCTTGCCGAAGTGAAAAAGATGATCTAA
- a CDS encoding C25 family cysteine peptidase translates to MKNSIILALLLLFTLSLTAGVTINYTLSTPELKTDGIYTKVNLENAQTWGNPGNPDLPWYGIKVLLPAGFEAEKIVVTRSNPVRYTLTNLIAPVQRQYPFSHTTIEPPNEPNADLYTSALPYPENSDNGLITEYLSGHPIAFSAISPFAYFPLKKELVFYRNLNVDISYGSSSKAMDAMRFLKNDSFTINRLQKIVDNPETVTMSPTREIGVEYLIVVDANKISQWTPLKALYEARGRNVLMKTMADIDAEYTGVDTQEKLRNYIISLFASNPLRYVLLAGDTDIIPHRGFYISMDSGGEGTDADIPADMYYSCLDGTWNDDGDGYWGEMYEADLVPELAIGRFCYNDDTEISNFINKVTNYLNNPVVGEVKSALFVGEWLWEGPTWGGDYMDEMIGGSSANNYTTVGVPTTWNISTLYDRTYGSSESWDANDLRPLLNQGPNLVNHLGHSNTTYVMRMNNGQVSASTITNNGVNHNFSTYFSQGCYAGAFDNRETSVGNYTSDCITEKLTSIATGPVAMIAHSRYGWGEQGSTNGASQYIHRQFIDAIFGENINEVGYALADSKIDNIPFISNTPVMYWVDYETNLLGDPAMLIWTDTPQTIVANLPEHFMVGVNNYQIQTNAPYAEFIIKNVGNVVYRTYADASGLIQINLLSSLVPGNYDIYFIAPNFYPYHTTIDATAAQMPYIVCNNFSFNDQDGLYETGETISMNIYIKNVGLLDLTSNGTLTLLCNSANIQILSPVINFSGISAGDSIAVNAAFQFNVTGNFNDQTNVSLQLRANYGTYTSSSITNIVLNAPVLQMASYQINNASSIIMPGDSPSISFSVANTGSGNAHNPMLLLFCSSSDIILNQYEVTLDPIYANTTLDYQSAITFQIQDSAQIDESYMIDYIFNAENGNVVEGNFLVHLGALSYGFESDYQDWETIALNSSFVNQWHRSSSRNHTPAGNYAMKFGGEGNSTYSGSAYGALISPVMNVSPNCQLKFYHWMNAEINSDNQSYAWDGGLVEMSLNGGGWTQITPVGGYPYRIYNNPASPFPVNTWVYSGAYDWTEATFELGNVNGTAQFIWIFGSDGYVGGEGWYVDDVRVVGLVNNADPTIPTVDCVILGNNYPNPFNPETTIEFTLPAKMPVCLEVYNIKGQLVNRLLNEVQTAGTHKVVFKGLDSNQQSIGSGVYYYQLKTPTGTIMRKMLLLK, encoded by the coding sequence ATGAAAAACAGCATTATTTTAGCTTTACTCTTACTTTTCACGCTGTCCTTAACTGCTGGTGTAACGATAAATTATACTTTATCTACACCCGAACTTAAAACAGATGGTATCTATACTAAAGTTAATTTGGAAAATGCTCAAACTTGGGGCAATCCCGGAAATCCAGATTTACCCTGGTATGGAATAAAGGTTTTATTGCCTGCTGGCTTTGAAGCAGAAAAAATTGTCGTTACCAGATCTAATCCTGTCAGATACACGCTTACCAATTTAATAGCTCCGGTTCAACGGCAATATCCTTTTTCTCATACAACGATTGAACCGCCAAATGAACCTAATGCTGATCTTTATACATCTGCTTTGCCTTATCCTGAAAATAGTGATAATGGCTTAATTACGGAATATTTAAGTGGACATCCGATTGCTTTTTCCGCCATTAGTCCCTTTGCATATTTCCCTCTGAAAAAGGAATTGGTTTTTTATCGCAACCTAAATGTGGACATTAGCTACGGCAGCAGTAGTAAAGCTATGGATGCAATGCGTTTTTTGAAGAATGATTCTTTTACCATAAATCGTTTACAGAAAATTGTTGATAACCCTGAAACAGTTACTATGAGCCCAACTCGTGAGATTGGAGTAGAATATTTAATAGTGGTGGATGCAAATAAAATATCTCAATGGACACCTCTGAAGGCACTTTATGAAGCAAGAGGAAGAAATGTGTTGATGAAGACGATGGCGGATATAGACGCAGAATATACTGGTGTTGATACTCAGGAAAAGTTGCGTAATTACATCATTTCGTTATTTGCAAGCAATCCTCTTCGCTATGTATTACTGGCTGGTGATACTGATATAATTCCTCATAGAGGTTTTTATATTTCTATGGATAGTGGTGGAGAAGGCACAGATGCAGACATTCCAGCCGATATGTATTATTCTTGTTTGGATGGAACTTGGAATGATGATGGAGATGGTTACTGGGGTGAAATGTATGAAGCGGATCTTGTTCCCGAACTGGCTATCGGGCGTTTCTGCTATAATGACGATACGGAAATAAGCAATTTTATCAATAAAGTTACCAATTATTTGAATAATCCCGTGGTTGGAGAAGTTAAATCAGCTTTATTCGTAGGTGAATGGCTTTGGGAAGGTCCTACCTGGGGCGGAGATTATATGGACGAAATGATTGGTGGAAGTAGCGCTAATAATTATACAACCGTTGGAGTTCCTACTACTTGGAATATAAGTACTTTGTATGATAGAACTTATGGATCCTCTGAATCTTGGGATGCCAATGATCTTAGACCCCTTTTAAATCAGGGACCTAACTTGGTTAATCACTTGGGACATTCCAATACTACTTATGTGATGCGAATGAATAATGGACAAGTTAGCGCTTCTACTATTACCAATAATGGTGTTAATCATAATTTTTCCACTTATTTTTCTCAGGGCTGTTATGCTGGAGCTTTTGATAATCGGGAGACATCCGTAGGAAATTATACCTCCGATTGCATCACGGAAAAATTAACTTCCATAGCTACGGGTCCTGTGGCTATGATTGCTCATTCTCGTTATGGTTGGGGTGAACAAGGTAGTACTAACGGTGCCTCTCAATATATTCATCGTCAATTTATCGATGCTATTTTCGGTGAAAATATCAATGAAGTTGGCTATGCTTTGGCAGATAGTAAAATTGATAATATACCTTTCATAAGTAATACTCCTGTAATGTATTGGGTAGATTATGAAACAAACCTTCTGGGAGATCCTGCTATGCTGATTTGGACAGATACGCCCCAAACGATTGTTGCCAATCTTCCGGAACATTTTATGGTAGGTGTTAATAATTATCAAATCCAAACCAATGCGCCTTATGCCGAATTTATAATTAAGAATGTGGGAAATGTTGTTTATAGAACTTATGCCGATGCAAGTGGTTTAATTCAGATAAATCTATTATCCTCTCTTGTTCCTGGCAACTATGACATATATTTCATTGCTCCCAATTTCTATCCTTATCATACTACAATTGATGCTACCGCTGCTCAAATGCCTTATATTGTCTGTAATAATTTCAGTTTTAACGATCAGGATGGTCTTTACGAAACAGGTGAAACAATTTCAATGAACATCTATATCAAAAATGTTGGCTTGCTTGATCTTACTTCAAATGGAACATTAACTCTCTTATGCAATTCAGCCAATATTCAAATATTATCTCCTGTCATTAATTTTAGTGGAATTTCTGCCGGTGATTCCATAGCTGTTAATGCCGCTTTTCAATTTAATGTAACGGGCAATTTCAACGATCAAACTAATGTGTCATTACAGCTAAGAGCCAATTATGGAACTTATACATCTTCTTCTATTACCAATATTGTTTTGAATGCTCCTGTTTTACAAATGGCATCCTATCAAATAAATAATGCAAGCTCGATAATTATGCCTGGTGATTCTCCTTCCATAAGTTTTAGCGTTGCCAATACAGGTAGTGGAAATGCCCATAATCCTATGTTACTTCTTTTCTGTTCATCCAGTGATATAATTCTAAACCAATACGAAGTAACTCTTGATCCTATCTATGCAAATACCACTCTTGATTATCAAAGTGCCATTACTTTCCAGATTCAGGACAGCGCACAAATTGATGAAAGCTATATGATAGATTATATTTTCAATGCGGAAAACGGAAATGTGGTTGAAGGAAACTTCTTAGTTCATCTTGGAGCACTAAGTTATGGTTTTGAATCTGATTATCAGGATTGGGAGACGATTGCTCTTAATAGCAGTTTTGTTAATCAGTGGCATAGATCTTCTTCCCGCAATCATACTCCCGCTGGAAATTATGCTATGAAATTTGGCGGTGAAGGTAATTCTACTTATTCTGGCAGTGCTTACGGTGCACTTATCAGTCCTGTGATGAATGTAAGTCCCAATTGCCAATTGAAATTTTATCACTGGATGAATGCGGAAATAAATTCTGATAATCAATCCTACGCATGGGACGGTGGGTTAGTGGAAATGAGCTTGAATGGTGGTGGTTGGACACAAATTACCCCTGTTGGTGGTTATCCTTATAGAATATATAATAATCCCGCTTCTCCTTTCCCTGTAAATACTTGGGTTTATTCTGGCGCTTATGATTGGACGGAAGCAACATTTGAACTTGGCAATGTAAATGGAACTGCTCAATTTATCTGGATTTTTGGCAGTGATGGATATGTGGGTGGAGAAGGATGGTATGTTGATGATGTGAGAGTCGTCGGTTTAGTCAATAATGCAGATCCAACCATTCCAACAGTTGATTGTGTGATACTGGGTAATAATTATCCAAATCCTTTTAACCCAGAGACCACAATTGAATTTACTCTGCCTGCTAAAATGCCTGTTTGCTTGGAAGTGTATAACATTAAAGGTCAATTAGTGAACCGTTTGTTAAATGAAGTCCAAACGGCAGGAACTCATAAAGTTGTTTTTAAAGGTTTAGACAGCAACCAACAAAGTATCGGAAGCGGAGTTTATTATTATCAGCTAAAAACACCTACCGGAACCATAATGCGGAAAATGCTTCTGCTGAAATAA
- a CDS encoding tRNA (5-methylaminomethyl-2-thiouridylate)-methyltransferase: protein MTAKLYFLLDKKELFSGIGNMKTHKAIALFSGGLDSILAVKWMQNRGYLIHPIFFKAPYLFPERALDFASQNNIELEIYDISEEHIELLKNPIYGFGKRMNPCIDCHSLMFKKAAELLPSRNADYIISGEVLGQRPKSQRRDALNSVSKLSGIKDFIIRPLSQNLLPDTLPIREGWIDKKDMLSIHGRGRYAQMDLAKQLGVVNYPSPAGGCLLTDRNYCLRLADLQKYCQDDLHSIELLAKGRHFRLHKDAKLIIGRDDAENEWLKNIFQNGIMLEAEEYNGPTGFITGNVDADTLKLALDIFILYYPKVQNNATINVWTVQDKKIVAKTTEIATKGNREIINKYLISYT from the coding sequence GTGACCGCCAAACTATATTTCCTGCTTGACAAAAAAGAGCTTTTTTCAGGCATAGGCAATATGAAAACACATAAAGCAATAGCCCTTTTTTCTGGAGGCCTGGATAGTATCTTAGCCGTAAAATGGATGCAAAATAGAGGATATTTAATTCATCCTATATTTTTTAAAGCTCCGTATCTTTTTCCTGAACGAGCCCTTGATTTTGCCTCGCAAAATAACATAGAATTGGAAATTTATGATATTTCGGAAGAGCATATAGAGTTATTAAAAAATCCAATTTATGGTTTTGGGAAAAGGATGAATCCTTGCATCGATTGTCATAGTTTGATGTTTAAAAAAGCGGCAGAACTATTACCCTCCCGAAATGCTGACTATATAATTAGTGGAGAAGTTTTGGGGCAAAGACCTAAAAGCCAAAGACGCGATGCCCTGAATAGCGTTAGCAAGCTAAGTGGCATAAAAGATTTTATCATAAGGCCCTTAAGCCAAAATTTACTCCCTGATACTTTGCCGATAAGAGAGGGCTGGATAGATAAAAAAGATATGCTATCCATTCACGGAAGAGGTAGATATGCCCAAATGGATTTAGCGAAACAATTGGGAGTGGTTAATTATCCTTCTCCCGCAGGTGGATGTTTATTAACCGACCGTAATTATTGTTTACGCTTGGCAGATCTGCAAAAATATTGTCAGGATGATTTGCATTCTATAGAACTGCTTGCCAAGGGTCGTCATTTTCGTTTACATAAGGATGCTAAATTGATTATAGGAAGAGATGACGCAGAAAATGAATGGCTGAAAAATATTTTTCAAAATGGAATTATGTTGGAAGCAGAAGAATATAATGGTCCCACGGGTTTTATTACAGGCAATGTGGATGCTGATACATTAAAGTTAGCTTTGGATATCTTTATTTTATATTATCCTAAAGTGCAAAATAATGCAACGATAAATGTATGGACGGTCCAGGATAAAAAAATTGTTGCCAAAACGACTGAAATAGCCACAAAAGGCAATAGAGAGATAATAAATAAATATCTTATCTCCTATACCTAA
- a CDS encoding GPP34 family phosphoprotein, with protein sequence MLNCAEELILLAIDDVSNSFHKITININVALIGALLMDLALQKRICVTPENIRILSTEKTDDKFLNEILEILNDFGTNCEPVALFSQLYNQRCNLKTKLLQDLEDKGIIKVNESKVLWLFKQRHYPVVDQKEEEEVLFRLRKIVLTDVEPEPRDLALIALLKICGLLNKIFTDEELQQRKERFIQLKQMDEISPAVNKIIGEMQVLITTSYTT encoded by the coding sequence ATGCTGAACTGCGCTGAAGAATTAATCCTGCTTGCCATAGACGATGTAAGCAATTCTTTTCATAAGATTACCATCAATATCAATGTGGCTTTAATCGGAGCTTTGTTGATGGATTTGGCTTTGCAGAAAAGAATATGTGTAACTCCGGAAAATATCCGTATCCTATCAACGGAAAAAACAGATGATAAGTTTCTAAATGAGATATTGGAAATTTTGAACGATTTTGGAACAAACTGTGAGCCAGTAGCTTTATTTAGCCAACTGTATAATCAAAGGTGTAATTTAAAAACCAAACTTCTACAAGATTTGGAAGACAAAGGAATAATAAAAGTAAATGAAAGCAAAGTTCTCTGGCTGTTCAAACAACGCCACTATCCTGTCGTTGATCAAAAAGAAGAAGAGGAAGTCCTCTTTCGCCTTCGCAAAATTGTGTTAACGGATGTTGAACCAGAACCCAGAGACCTGGCGCTTATAGCTTTGCTAAAGATATGTGGTTTGCTAAATAAAATATTTACAGATGAAGAATTGCAACAGCGTAAAGAACGCTTTATACAATTAAAACAAATGGACGAAATCAGCCCGGCCGTAAATAAAATTATTGGAGAAATGCAGGTTCTAATTACTACTTCCTATACCACTTAA
- a CDS encoding CTP synthase: protein MAKYIFVMGGVLSSLGKGIATASTGLLLKSMGYKVVLQKFDPYLNVDPGTMSPFQHGEVFVTDDGAETDLDLGHYERFVDEALTRYSSNSAGQIYETVIDNERKGIYLGKTVQVIPHITNEIKSRIQRQAKNYDIIITEIGGTVGDIESLPFLEAVRQLRLDLGYENTLFILLTYVPFIKSAGELKTKPTQHSAYKLREIGIQPDILLCRSEKLFEEDIYNKIALFTNVPRENVINAIDVDCVYKIPLNFYKAHLTEIICRHFGLEQKQIVMNEWLQFLHNRENAQEKVTIAVCGKYVQHQDAYKSIVEALSHAGISLQKKVEILWIDSERVFQEEEISKLISGVQGILVPGGFGVRGIEGKIAFAKYAREHNIPYLGICLGMHIAVIECARNLCHLQNANSTEFDELTPAPVIHLMEDQLYLEKIGGSMRLGSYSCNLVKGSKVYEAYQTDTINERHRHRFEFNNDYRDVIQQAGLKISGLSPDELLVEIVEYPNLDFFVGVQFHPEFKSRPVNPHPLFKQFVKAAAKTNLA, encoded by the coding sequence ATGGCAAAATATATATTTGTTATGGGTGGCGTGCTTTCTTCCTTGGGAAAAGGCATTGCCACCGCTTCCACAGGCCTTTTACTAAAGTCAATGGGGTATAAAGTTGTTCTGCAAAAATTTGATCCTTATTTAAATGTTGACCCGGGGACAATGAGTCCTTTTCAGCATGGAGAGGTATTTGTAACCGACGACGGAGCGGAAACTGACCTTGATTTAGGCCATTATGAACGTTTTGTGGATGAAGCACTTACTCGCTACTCCAGCAATTCTGCGGGACAAATTTATGAAACCGTGATCGACAATGAACGCAAAGGTATTTATTTAGGAAAAACAGTTCAGGTTATTCCTCATATAACTAACGAAATTAAAAGCCGCATCCAACGCCAGGCAAAAAATTATGACATCATAATAACTGAAATTGGTGGAACCGTAGGTGACATTGAAAGTTTACCTTTTTTGGAAGCGGTTCGTCAGTTACGGCTGGATCTTGGCTATGAAAATACGCTGTTCATTCTCTTAACTTATGTCCCCTTCATTAAATCGGCGGGAGAACTAAAAACCAAACCAACTCAGCATAGTGCCTATAAGTTACGCGAAATAGGTATTCAACCGGACATTTTACTTTGCAGAAGTGAGAAATTGTTTGAAGAGGATATCTATAACAAAATTGCCTTGTTCACCAATGTGCCAAGAGAAAATGTAATTAATGCCATAGATGTTGATTGTGTGTATAAAATACCCTTAAACTTCTATAAAGCGCATTTAACGGAAATTATCTGTCGGCATTTTGGATTGGAGCAAAAACAAATCGTGATGAATGAATGGCTACAATTTTTGCATAATCGTGAAAATGCCCAAGAGAAAGTGACTATTGCCGTTTGTGGAAAATATGTTCAGCACCAAGATGCCTATAAAAGTATCGTAGAAGCTCTTTCTCATGCAGGAATATCCCTACAGAAAAAGGTGGAAATTCTTTGGATTGATAGTGAGCGTGTTTTTCAGGAAGAGGAAATTAGCAAACTTATTTCCGGAGTTCAAGGTATTTTAGTTCCCGGAGGTTTTGGCGTTAGAGGCATTGAAGGGAAAATTGCCTTTGCCAAATATGCCCGTGAACATAATATTCCCTATCTGGGTATTTGTTTGGGAATGCACATCGCCGTAATCGAATGTGCCCGCAATTTATGCCATTTACAAAACGCTAACAGCACTGAATTTGATGAATTAACTCCCGCACCCGTAATCCATCTAATGGAAGATCAACTCTATCTTGAAAAAATTGGTGGGTCTATGCGTTTGGGATCTTATAGCTGCAATTTAGTTAAAGGCAGCAAGGTCTATGAAGCATATCAGACAGACACCATCAATGAAAGACATAGGCATCGTTTTGAATTTAATAATGATTATCGGGATGTTATTCAACAGGCAGGGCTGAAAATAAGCGGTTTATCTCCGGATGAACTTTTAGTGGAAATTGTAGAATATCCAAATTTGGATTTCTTTGTGGGAGTGCAATTTCATCCTGAATTTAAGAGCAGACCGGTTAATCCACATCCTCTATTCAAACAATTTGTTAAAGCAGCCGCAAAGACAAATTTAGCATAA